Proteins encoded together in one Phycisphaerae bacterium window:
- a CDS encoding HDIG domain-containing protein, whose amino-acid sequence MDRKQAWDILNEYTENPALIRHALCVEAAMRHYARKLGEDEESWAIAGLLHDFDYERWPDPADHTREGSRILREAGCDEEIITAICSHVPWNTEAYPRDRNIRKALFAVDELCGFIYAAALVRPERLRGMSASSITKKMKQKAFAAAVSREDITAGAELLGIPLAEHIENCIAAIQTIEDELELTPPSA is encoded by the coding sequence ATGGACCGCAAGCAAGCCTGGGACATCCTCAACGAGTATACGGAAAACCCGGCGCTGATCCGCCACGCCCTCTGTGTGGAGGCGGCCATGCGTCATTACGCTCGGAAACTCGGCGAAGATGAAGAATCGTGGGCGATCGCCGGCCTGCTCCACGACTTCGACTACGAACGCTGGCCGGACCCCGCCGATCACACCCGCGAGGGCAGCCGCATTCTCCGCGAGGCAGGCTGCGATGAGGAGATCATCACCGCAATCTGCTCCCACGTTCCCTGGAATACCGAGGCCTACCCTCGCGATCGCAACATCCGCAAGGCCCTGTTCGCCGTGGACGAACTTTGCGGATTCATTTACGCCGCCGCCTTGGTTCGGCCGGAGCGCCTGAGGGGAATGTCCGCGTCGAGCATCACCAAAAAGATGAAGCAGAAGGCCTTCGCTGCCGCCGTCTCCCGCGAAGACATCACCGCCGGCGCAGAGCTGTTGGGAATCCCCTTGGCTGAGCACATCGAAAACTGCATCGCGGCGATTCAGACCATTGAGGATGAGCTGGAACTGACCCCGCCGTCGGCGTGA
- a CDS encoding phosphotransferase yields MSGSGRATFDAEELAVVLSHYDLGVIESLTEFQRGSRRSPKLGIVAERGKFLLKRRAASKARTDRVRFSHRVQIHLDGAGFPVARLVSTRDGSTAVQFREQVHELFEYVPGHPYQETEAEATDAGAVLGRFHAALSDFVVPPRVTPPTGDYHDAPGVRTSLVGIESTLSAHDSFTGEQSDLVRLLEELLNLYNEAAEAANSVGLRDYSAQIIHGDWHPGNLLFRKSRVVAVIDYDSVRHSQRIIDVANGVLQFSILSGHDPVDWPAEVDEPRYHAFLRGYESLLPITDEERRVIPALMAEALLAECVAPIQQTGSVGRWTGYRVLQMVRRKMRWLDENGPRLAAFSQVDRTRES; encoded by the coding sequence TTGTCGGGAAGCGGACGAGCGACCTTCGACGCCGAGGAACTGGCTGTGGTCCTCAGCCATTACGATCTCGGTGTGATCGAATCGCTGACCGAATTCCAGCGCGGATCGCGCCGCAGCCCCAAGCTGGGCATCGTCGCGGAACGGGGGAAATTCCTGCTGAAACGTCGCGCGGCCTCCAAGGCGCGCACCGATCGCGTGCGATTCTCGCATCGCGTGCAAATCCACCTGGATGGCGCAGGATTTCCCGTGGCTCGACTGGTTTCCACGCGGGACGGCAGCACGGCCGTCCAGTTCCGTGAACAAGTTCATGAGTTGTTCGAATACGTACCGGGGCATCCCTACCAGGAAACGGAAGCGGAGGCGACCGATGCCGGTGCCGTGCTGGGCCGATTCCACGCGGCGCTGTCCGACTTCGTGGTTCCACCGCGCGTCACGCCCCCTACCGGCGACTATCACGACGCCCCCGGTGTGCGTACGAGCCTTGTGGGCATCGAGTCGACGCTCAGCGCGCACGACAGTTTCACGGGGGAACAATCCGACCTCGTACGTCTGCTGGAGGAGCTGCTCAATCTCTACAACGAAGCCGCGGAAGCCGCCAATTCAGTCGGGCTGCGAGACTATTCCGCACAGATTATTCACGGTGACTGGCATCCGGGAAACCTCCTGTTTCGCAAGTCGCGTGTGGTTGCCGTGATCGACTACGATTCCGTGCGCCATTCGCAGCGGATCATCGACGTGGCCAACGGAGTGCTGCAGTTTTCCATACTCTCGGGGCATGATCCGGTTGACTGGCCGGCGGAAGTTGATGAGCCGCGCTACCATGCCTTCCTGCGGGGATACGAGTCGCTTCTGCCGATCACAGACGAGGAACGGCGCGTGATCCCTGCGCTGATGGCCGAGGCGTTACTTGCCGAGTGCGTGGCACCCATTCAGCAGACAGGATCGGTGGGTCGCTGGACGGGATATCGCGTGCTGCAGATGGTGCGTCGGAAGATGCGCTGGCTGGACGAGAATGGCCCGCGTTTGGCAGCGTTTTCCCAGGTGGATCGGACACGGGAGTCATAG
- the uvrB gene encoding excinuclease ABC subunit UvrB produces the protein MFQHLENSSAGRFPDHFELVSQYAPRGDQPRAIQRLTEAFQGGAKRQCLLGVTGSGKTFTMANLIAVLNRPTLVISHNKTLAAQLYEEFRELFPRNAVEYFVSYYDYYQPEAYIPQRDIYIEKDASRNDDLDRLRLSTTSSLAARRDAVVVASVSCIFGLGSPEDYKASVIVLALGETIDRDDLLRRFVDLQYERNDLDFKRGTFRVRGDVVEVHPAYEQMAYRIELFGDEIEKLEMLNPLTGESLGRLDKVFLYPAVHYVLPAERIEQACQTILEELDQRVKEFRRLGKLLEAQRLLARTKYDVELLREVGFCSGIENYSRHLNGTAPGAKPYTLVDYFPEDYLLIVDESHVTIPQIGAMYNGDRARKQTLVDHGFRLPSCLDNRPMRFEEFEGMWNQVLFVSATPGPYELKTCAGEVVEQVIRPTGLVDPPIEVAPARGQVPDLLQRIGQRVAVNERVLVTTLTKRLAEDLSGYVTNEGFRCKYLHADIDTLERVSILKELREGKFDVLVGVNLLREGLDLPEVSLVAILDADKEGFLRSETSLIQMIGRTARNVNAQVVLYADTVTGSMQRAIDETNRRRAIQLDYNEKHGITPETIAKAIRSSLETLVRAHKVAADAIRASEDEMDRTELVAMLEREMLEAAESLEFERAARLRDRIKDLKGLPDLVVSGAAKSSKRKPPKSGKRSEA, from the coding sequence ATGTTCCAGCATCTCGAAAACTCGTCAGCCGGTCGATTTCCGGACCATTTCGAACTGGTCAGCCAGTACGCCCCCCGAGGCGACCAGCCCCGGGCGATCCAGCGCCTGACAGAGGCGTTCCAAGGCGGCGCAAAGCGGCAATGTCTCCTCGGTGTTACGGGGTCGGGCAAGACCTTCACCATGGCGAACCTGATCGCGGTGCTGAATCGGCCCACGCTGGTCATCTCCCACAACAAGACCCTCGCCGCGCAGCTCTATGAGGAATTCCGGGAGCTCTTTCCGAGAAACGCCGTCGAGTACTTCGTCAGCTATTACGATTACTACCAGCCCGAGGCTTACATTCCCCAGCGCGACATCTACATCGAGAAGGATGCCTCGCGCAATGATGATCTCGACCGCCTGCGATTGAGTACGACCAGCTCTCTGGCTGCACGGCGGGACGCGGTCGTCGTGGCCAGTGTGTCGTGCATTTTCGGCCTGGGCTCACCTGAGGACTACAAGGCCAGCGTCATCGTCCTGGCGCTCGGTGAGACGATTGACCGGGACGATCTTCTCCGCCGCTTTGTCGATCTCCAGTACGAGCGCAACGACCTCGACTTCAAGCGAGGGACCTTCCGCGTTCGGGGAGACGTGGTCGAGGTTCACCCCGCTTACGAGCAGATGGCTTATCGAATCGAGCTCTTCGGCGATGAAATCGAGAAACTGGAGATGCTCAACCCGCTGACGGGCGAGTCCCTCGGCCGGCTCGACAAAGTCTTCCTTTACCCCGCCGTGCACTACGTTCTACCGGCCGAGCGGATCGAGCAGGCGTGTCAGACCATTCTTGAAGAACTCGACCAGCGGGTGAAGGAATTCCGCCGTCTCGGAAAACTGCTCGAGGCCCAGCGCCTGCTCGCCCGCACCAAGTACGACGTCGAGCTGCTCCGCGAGGTCGGCTTCTGCTCCGGCATCGAGAACTACTCGCGACATCTCAACGGCACGGCGCCCGGAGCCAAGCCGTACACGCTTGTCGACTATTTTCCTGAGGACTACTTGCTGATCGTCGACGAGTCGCACGTGACCATTCCGCAGATCGGCGCCATGTATAACGGCGACCGGGCACGGAAGCAGACCCTCGTCGACCACGGGTTCCGCCTGCCGAGTTGCCTGGACAACCGCCCCATGCGCTTCGAGGAGTTCGAGGGCATGTGGAATCAGGTCCTATTCGTCAGTGCCACGCCCGGCCCGTATGAGCTGAAGACCTGCGCCGGGGAGGTGGTCGAGCAGGTGATTCGGCCCACGGGCCTGGTCGATCCGCCAATCGAGGTCGCGCCCGCGCGGGGTCAGGTACCCGATCTGCTCCAGCGCATCGGCCAGCGCGTGGCCGTCAACGAGCGCGTCCTCGTCACTACGCTCACCAAGCGGCTCGCGGAGGACCTCTCCGGCTACGTCACCAATGAGGGCTTCCGCTGCAAATACCTCCACGCCGACATCGACACGCTCGAGCGAGTATCCATCCTCAAGGAGCTGCGCGAAGGGAAATTCGACGTCCTTGTCGGCGTGAATCTCCTGCGTGAAGGGCTGGACCTACCCGAAGTCTCCCTTGTGGCCATTCTCGACGCGGACAAGGAGGGCTTCCTCCGCAGCGAGACGTCGCTCATCCAGATGATCGGGCGGACGGCGCGCAACGTGAACGCCCAGGTTGTACTCTATGCCGACACGGTCACCGGCTCGATGCAGCGGGCCATCGACGAAACCAATCGCCGCCGCGCTATCCAGCTCGATTACAACGAGAAGCACGGGATAACGCCGGAGACCATCGCCAAGGCCATTCGCAGCAGCCTGGAGACCTTGGTCCGCGCCCATAAAGTTGCGGCCGACGCCATCCGCGCTTCCGAAGACGAAATGGATCGCACCGAACTGGTTGCGATGCTGGAGCGAGAAATGCTCGAAGCGGCCGAGTCCCTGGAGTTCGAGCGCGCCGCCCGCCTCCGCGACCGCATCAAGGATCTCAAGGGACTGCCGGACTTGGTGGTATCCGGCGCCGCGAAGTCCTCCAAGCGAAAACCCCCCAAATCCGGCAAGCGGTCCGAGGCGTAA
- a CDS encoding protein kinase, which produces MPECHHCGKNVEEGARYCSSCGGSVRPESVEHSGPSVTETVQSPQVPIDQFDSSSVSIDDARFTPGTILAERYRIVGLLGKGGMGEVYRADDLKLRQPVALKFLPEALSRDRRRLERFHHEVRVAREVSHPNVCRIYDIAEADGQTFLSMEYVDGEDLAILLRRVGRPSPERAIQIARQLCAGLAAAHDKGILHRDLKPHNVMIDKQGRVRITDFGLAGFVAEFSGREIQAGTPAYMSPEQLSGQGVSVKSDIYSLGLVLYEVFTGERLFDGATREEVSRSRSSLPTSLSQQSDSLDPAVERVIQRCLEPLPTARPSSALAVAAALPGGDPLAAALEAGETPSPEMVANAGGEGTMHPLMAGACLLTILASLIALVMGSDTLLRRIHPEKPPEVLADRAKEILASVGLMAPAESSAVGFEVASTYLRYIEKNDASANRWDRLSNQRPSALEFWYRQSPIALVPLATAGPITVEDPPSNISGMATVWVDHTGRLLRLVINPPQVEEEQNPVAPVDLDWSTLFEEAGFDGQLLSPTFPQWTPTRYCDQRFAWTGTYPDQPDSQVRIETGSYRGKPVWFLVIDPSSTHPWQMPSDSMQSPRGNAANWFFLAVLGSILLGSLLLARHNLRLRRGDRTGANRVFTVMLIFAFLANMLRTAHVAGFEEIGRIIEVIAIALFLAAVVWLLYIALEPYVRRHWPQMLIAWGRLFAGRWRDPLVGRAILVAGVLEGLVMVTHRLVQPGLIRLAGGPPPTPASWWTPPTQMAARDLLSQFVYPFFLAEALATLFVLFGLRVLTRNRWAAVFVGVVIWITPLVLHDWSTGDGWTFRINVAMEAIHAVLIGIALIRYGLLAAAGMYFFGNLMQIAQYLDLSAWYATGPLVAFLIVLAVAGYAFSTATAGHPWFKRDLLAA; this is translated from the coding sequence ATGCCGGAGTGTCACCATTGCGGAAAGAACGTCGAGGAAGGAGCGCGCTATTGCTCCTCCTGCGGCGGTTCTGTGCGCCCCGAATCCGTGGAACATTCCGGTCCCAGTGTGACGGAAACTGTTCAATCGCCCCAGGTCCCGATCGACCAATTCGACTCCTCCAGCGTGTCCATTGACGATGCCCGATTCACACCCGGCACCATCCTGGCCGAACGCTATCGCATTGTCGGTCTTCTCGGCAAGGGCGGCATGGGCGAAGTATATCGAGCCGACGATCTCAAATTGCGCCAGCCGGTCGCGTTGAAGTTTCTGCCCGAGGCGCTATCCAGGGATCGTCGACGGCTGGAGCGATTCCATCATGAAGTCCGCGTCGCACGCGAAGTGTCGCACCCCAACGTCTGCCGAATTTACGACATCGCCGAGGCCGACGGGCAGACTTTTCTGAGCATGGAGTACGTTGATGGGGAGGACCTTGCGATCCTTCTGCGTCGCGTTGGCCGGCCCTCTCCCGAACGAGCCATTCAGATCGCCCGACAACTCTGCGCCGGACTCGCCGCGGCGCATGACAAGGGAATCCTGCACCGCGATCTCAAGCCGCATAACGTAATGATCGACAAGCAGGGACGCGTCCGCATCACCGATTTCGGCTTGGCTGGGTTCGTCGCGGAGTTCAGTGGGCGGGAGATTCAGGCGGGAACACCGGCGTACATGTCACCCGAGCAGCTTTCCGGCCAGGGCGTTTCGGTCAAGAGCGACATCTACTCGCTCGGCCTCGTTCTCTACGAGGTCTTCACCGGCGAGCGCTTGTTCGATGGCGCAACACGCGAAGAGGTCAGTCGCTCGCGCAGCTCCCTACCCACCAGTCTGTCGCAGCAGTCAGACAGCCTCGACCCTGCCGTGGAGCGCGTCATTCAGCGATGCCTGGAGCCGCTACCGACGGCGCGGCCGTCGTCCGCTTTGGCCGTGGCCGCTGCACTACCGGGGGGAGACCCCCTGGCCGCTGCGCTGGAAGCAGGTGAGACCCCGTCTCCGGAAATGGTCGCCAACGCCGGAGGCGAGGGTACGATGCACCCGCTGATGGCGGGAGCGTGCCTGCTGACCATCTTGGCATCCCTGATCGCCCTCGTCATGGGCAGTGACACGCTGCTCCGACGGATCCATCCCGAAAAGCCGCCGGAAGTCCTCGCCGATCGGGCCAAAGAAATCTTGGCCAGCGTCGGGCTCATGGCGCCGGCGGAAAGCAGCGCGGTCGGGTTTGAGGTGGCGTCGACCTATCTCAGGTACATCGAGAAAAACGACGCCTCTGCAAATCGCTGGGACCGCCTTTCGAATCAGCGTCCGTCCGCCCTCGAATTCTGGTATCGGCAGAGTCCAATCGCGCTGGTTCCTCTGGCCACGGCCGGACCGATCACTGTGGAGGATCCGCCTTCTAACATTTCGGGCATGGCTACCGTCTGGGTGGATCACACAGGCCGGTTATTGAGGCTCGTGATCAACCCACCACAAGTGGAGGAGGAGCAGAATCCGGTCGCCCCTGTAGATCTCGACTGGTCGACACTCTTTGAAGAAGCGGGTTTCGACGGGCAACTTCTTTCTCCCACTTTCCCACAGTGGACACCTACCCGTTACTGCGACCAGCGTTTCGCATGGACTGGCACCTATCCCGATCAACCGGATTCCCAAGTACGAATCGAAACCGGTTCGTACCGTGGCAAACCGGTTTGGTTCCTCGTGATTGATCCATCCTCCACGCACCCATGGCAGATGCCATCAGATTCGATGCAATCGCCGCGTGGCAACGCTGCCAATTGGTTCTTCTTGGCCGTACTTGGCTCGATCCTTTTGGGCAGTCTTCTCCTTGCCCGGCACAATCTCAGGCTCCGCAGAGGCGATCGCACTGGGGCAAACCGGGTGTTCACGGTAATGCTGATCTTTGCTTTTCTGGCAAACATGCTCCGCACAGCGCACGTGGCCGGCTTTGAAGAAATAGGTCGGATTATCGAAGTGATAGCGATTGCGTTGTTTCTTGCCGCTGTTGTGTGGCTGTTGTACATCGCCCTCGAGCCATACGTGCGGCGGCATTGGCCGCAGATGCTCATTGCGTGGGGGCGCCTATTCGCCGGACGCTGGCGCGATCCGCTGGTAGGGAGAGCGATTCTGGTCGCCGGTGTGTTGGAAGGGCTGGTCATGGTGACGCATCGGCTCGTCCAGCCGGGGCTTATACGCCTCGCGGGTGGCCCGCCGCCAACGCCCGCGTCTTGGTGGACGCCGCCAACACAAATGGCGGCACGAGACCTGCTTTCCCAGTTCGTATATCCATTTTTTCTTGCCGAGGCGCTGGCCACACTTTTTGTCCTCTTTGGACTCCGCGTCCTGACCAGAAATCGATGGGCAGCCGTATTTGTCGGGGTCGTTATCTGGATTACGCCACTCGTGCTGCATGATTGGTCCACAGGCGACGGATGGACTTTTCGCATAAATGTGGCGATGGAGGCAATTCATGCGGTGCTCATCGGCATTGCCCTGATTCGATACGGGCTCCTCGCCGCAGCCGGTATGTATTTCTTTGGCAACCTCATGCAAATCGCCCAATATCTCGATCTGTCCGCCTGGTACGCAACGGGTCCGCTGGTCGCCTTCTTGATCGTTCTGGCGGTTGCCGGCTACGCATTTTCAACCGCGACGGCCGGTCACCCATGGTTTAAGCGTGATCTGCTGGCGGCGTGA
- the amrA gene encoding AmmeMemoRadiSam system protein A produces MSTLFRVESAQDRRALLQIARATVEVELGLRAATNIPQCQIAGTYGGAFVTLWVGRRLRGCIGSFAQTDDIVESVREVTRSSLSDPRFVFHPITSVDLPKLNIEISVLSDLAPTGDPLSLVVGEHGIVVRRGSRSGCFLPKVATDHGWSAEEFLSQCCASKAGLSADAWRDPATQVLLFTADVFSEELPGGSAKAPRV; encoded by the coding sequence GTGAGTACTCTCTTCCGCGTGGAGTCGGCTCAGGATCGTCGGGCGTTATTGCAGATTGCCCGCGCCACGGTCGAAGTGGAGTTGGGGCTTCGCGCCGCGACAAACATTCCGCAGTGTCAGATCGCCGGCACCTATGGGGGTGCCTTCGTGACACTCTGGGTGGGGCGTCGCCTTCGGGGATGCATAGGCAGCTTTGCACAAACCGACGATATTGTCGAGTCCGTTCGCGAAGTTACCCGGTCATCGCTCTCTGATCCGCGTTTTGTCTTTCACCCCATCACATCAGTCGATCTTCCCAAGCTGAATATCGAGATTTCCGTCCTCTCCGACCTGGCGCCAACAGGCGATCCGCTTTCACTGGTGGTGGGGGAGCATGGTATCGTGGTTCGTCGCGGGAGCCGCTCAGGCTGCTTCCTGCCCAAGGTGGCGACGGATCACGGCTGGTCGGCGGAGGAGTTTCTCAGCCAGTGCTGTGCGTCCAAGGCGGGGCTCTCGGCCGACGCGTGGCGCGATCCGGCAACGCAGGTTCTGCTGTTTACGGCAGATGTGTTCTCGGAAGAGTTGCCGGGTGGTTCGGCGAAAGCTCCGCGCGTGTAA
- a CDS encoding tryptophanase has protein sequence MKTIIEPFRIKVVEPIRMTTTEHREEVLQSAGMNVFMIRAEDVLIDLLTDSGTGAMSSEQWAGIMRGDESYAGATSFYRFYDRLSSVTGFEHILPTHQGRASERILFEVVGGPGKVVPNNSHFDTTRANIEHSGAEAVDLVIDEGHDPKARHPFKGNMDLGKLERLFGEIGPERIPLVMLTVTNNSGGGQPVSLENIRAVRAVCNRFRKPLFLDACRFAENAYLIKQREPGQGDRPVGDIAREMFDHSDGATISAKKDGLVNIGGVLLFRDEEMARAARNLLILTEGFPTYGGLAGRDLEAMAQGFEEVLHEDYLQYRLRSVEYLGEKLLAGGVQIVEPPGGHAIYIDAKAFCPHIPPNRFPAQAVVCALYRHAGIRAVEIGSLMFGGHGHAPDMELVRLAVPRRVYTQSHIDYVIEAILEVFEKRGTLRPLEIVEEPPQLRHFTARLREL, from the coding sequence ATGAAGACCATCATCGAGCCGTTTCGGATCAAGGTTGTCGAGCCCATCCGCATGACCACGACGGAGCACCGCGAGGAGGTGCTCCAGTCCGCGGGCATGAACGTGTTCATGATCCGGGCCGAGGACGTACTCATCGATCTGCTCACCGACAGCGGAACGGGCGCGATGAGCAGCGAGCAATGGGCGGGCATCATGCGCGGTGACGAATCGTACGCCGGTGCGACCAGCTTCTACCGTTTTTACGATCGGCTCAGCTCCGTGACGGGTTTTGAGCACATCCTGCCGACGCACCAGGGCCGGGCCAGCGAGCGGATCCTGTTCGAGGTGGTCGGCGGTCCCGGAAAGGTCGTCCCAAACAACAGCCACTTCGACACGACCCGGGCCAACATCGAGCACTCCGGCGCCGAGGCCGTGGATCTCGTCATTGACGAAGGGCACGACCCCAAGGCACGCCATCCGTTCAAGGGCAACATGGACCTCGGAAAATTGGAGCGCCTGTTCGGCGAGATCGGCCCGGAGCGCATCCCCCTGGTCATGCTGACGGTGACGAACAACAGCGGCGGCGGTCAGCCGGTGAGCCTGGAGAACATCCGTGCCGTCCGGGCGGTATGTAATCGGTTCAGGAAGCCGCTGTTTCTGGATGCCTGCCGCTTCGCAGAAAACGCCTACCTGATCAAGCAGCGCGAGCCGGGGCAGGGCGATCGCCCCGTGGGGGACATCGCCCGGGAGATGTTCGACCATTCCGACGGAGCGACCATCAGCGCCAAGAAGGACGGCCTGGTGAACATCGGCGGCGTGCTGCTCTTCCGCGACGAGGAGATGGCCCGCGCGGCGCGGAATCTTCTGATTCTCACGGAGGGCTTTCCGACCTACGGCGGACTGGCCGGGCGCGATCTGGAAGCCATGGCCCAGGGCTTTGAAGAGGTGTTGCACGAAGATTATCTGCAATACCGCCTGCGCAGCGTGGAATACCTGGGAGAGAAGCTGTTGGCGGGCGGCGTACAGATCGTCGAGCCGCCGGGCGGACATGCCATCTACATCGATGCCAAGGCCTTCTGCCCGCACATCCCGCCGAACCGCTTTCCCGCGCAGGCCGTGGTTTGCGCCCTGTACCGTCACGCCGGAATCCGGGCCGTGGAGATCGGCAGCCTGATGTTCGGTGGGCATGGGCACGCACCCGATATGGAACTGGTCCGTCTGGCCGTGCCGCGGCGCGTGTACACGCAGAGCCACATCGACTACGTGATCGAGGCGATCTTGGAAGTATTCGAGAAACGCGGTACACTACGCCCTCTGGAAATCGTCGAAGAACCGCCTCAACTTCGTCACTTCACGGCACGTCTGCGCGAGTTGTAG
- the der gene encoding ribosome biogenesis GTPase Der yields MPLPIVAIVGRPNVGKSSLFNALARERISIVEATPGVTRDRVSTLCEYDGLFFELVDTGGHGIVDRDDLEEHVERQIQYAIQQADLILLVVDAREGLNPLDRETAALLRDRTDRVMLVANKVDEPHMEALTGEFIRLGLGEPIPVSAMNGLGRRELAERVLARVREHAQQTPPDPVMKVALVGKRNAGKSSFLNALAGEPRVIVSEKPGTTRDSVDVRFERDGRTIVAIDTAGVRKKSKLDDIEYYAYDRAVQAIGRADVILFLIDSTEPVGRVDKRLSQLISEQYKPCILVVNKWDLARGKAQTGDYGDYLAEVMPELDHAPVSFTSALHGRNIQSTLDLATELLKQADDRVSTGRLNQMLSEALSANTPKSKRGRKPPRFYYATQVATRPPTIVLFVNDPSRVTQDYERFLLNRFREQVPFGEVPIRLLFRARTSRGEAPGHRTKPAHETAEVGDDHDEY; encoded by the coding sequence ATGCCCCTGCCCATCGTCGCCATCGTCGGCCGACCCAACGTCGGCAAGAGCAGCCTCTTCAACGCCCTCGCCCGAGAGCGCATCAGCATCGTCGAGGCTACCCCCGGCGTGACCCGCGACCGGGTATCCACGCTTTGCGAGTACGATGGACTGTTCTTCGAACTCGTGGACACCGGCGGACACGGTATCGTCGATCGCGACGATCTGGAAGAACACGTCGAGCGCCAGATTCAATACGCCATTCAACAGGCCGACCTGATTCTGCTGGTCGTTGACGCCCGCGAGGGACTCAACCCCCTCGACCGCGAGACCGCCGCCCTGCTCCGCGACCGCACCGACCGGGTCATGCTCGTGGCCAACAAGGTCGATGAACCCCACATGGAGGCCCTGACCGGCGAGTTCATCCGCCTCGGACTCGGCGAGCCCATTCCCGTCAGCGCCATGAACGGTCTCGGACGACGAGAACTGGCCGAGCGCGTCCTTGCCCGCGTTCGCGAGCACGCCCAGCAGACCCCACCCGATCCGGTCATGAAGGTCGCCCTTGTCGGAAAGCGCAACGCCGGCAAGAGCAGCTTCCTCAATGCGCTCGCCGGCGAGCCGCGGGTCATCGTCAGCGAGAAGCCCGGCACCACCCGCGACAGCGTGGACGTACGATTCGAACGCGACGGCCGGACCATCGTCGCCATCGACACGGCCGGCGTGCGTAAGAAGAGCAAGCTCGACGACATCGAGTACTACGCGTACGACCGCGCCGTCCAGGCCATCGGCCGGGCTGATGTCATCCTCTTTCTGATCGATTCCACGGAACCCGTCGGCCGGGTCGACAAGCGGCTGTCGCAGCTCATCTCCGAACAGTACAAACCGTGCATTCTCGTGGTCAACAAGTGGGATCTGGCCCGGGGCAAGGCCCAGACAGGTGATTACGGCGACTACCTCGCCGAGGTCATGCCCGAGCTCGATCACGCCCCCGTGTCCTTCACGTCCGCGTTGCACGGCAGAAACATTCAGTCCACGCTCGATCTGGCAACCGAACTCCTCAAGCAGGCCGACGACCGTGTCAGCACCGGCCGCCTGAACCAGATGTTGAGCGAGGCGCTCTCCGCAAACACGCCGAAGTCCAAGCGCGGCCGCAAGCCCCCACGCTTCTACTACGCCACGCAGGTGGCCACACGGCCTCCGACCATCGTTCTCTTCGTCAACGATCCCTCGCGGGTCACGCAGGACTACGAACGCTTCCTCTTGAACCGATTCCGGGAACAGGTACCTTTTGGAGAGGTGCCTATCCGCCTCCTCTTCCGCGCAAGGACCTCGCGCGGGGAAGCACCGGGGCACCGGACAAAGCCGGCGCATGAAACCGCCGAAGTGGGAGACGATCACGATGAGTATTGA